TGCGTGTTCTAGTGACGATTTGGAAATTGATGTACCAGAAACGGACACAGAGCAACCTGAAGAAAAAGAACAAAAATCCGGAAACAAGCCTCCAAATGCATTTAACCTCTCTGCTCTAGTTAATGGTGCCGCAGACACAGAATTAAATCCCCTTTTAACATGGACTGCTACAACGGATCAAGATGGCGATGATATTACATATAAACTACTTTTAGATACCAATGAATCTCCTGAAACTACTATTGCCGAAAATCTTACAACAACCGAATTTTCCATAACCGAAGGTTTGAACCGAAACAAAGTATACTACTGGAAAGTGATTGCTATGGATGCTAACGGAGGTGAAACCGAAAGTACCGAAACTTTTAGTTTTAGCACGAAAGGCTTTGCTTTATCCGAATCAGCTCTTACCACTAACGCAGAATTTAGCAAAAGAAGAAACCACAGTATTACCGAATTTGACGGAAAACTATGGTTGATAGGTGGTCAAGACGACAATTCAAGTTACAAGGATGTTTGGTCTTCTATAGATGGGAAAACTTGGGAACTAATTGCTGAAAATCCTTTTGCCTTTTTTGGCAAAAACAATCATACCGCTATTGTGTTCAAAGATAAGTTTTGGATTATTGGTGGAGGTTTTAGTGATATCTGGTCCTCTACAAATGGTATTGATTGGGTTAAGAATGATTTATCCGGTCCGTTCGGTTCTAGAGAAGGACATTCTACTGTAGTTTATGATGGTAAGCTATGGGTTATTGGTGGTACTAAGGTAAATGAACAAATGAATGACGTTTGGTATTCTGAAGATGGAATAACTTGGACAGAAGCTGCCTCAAGCACGCAATTTTCTCCACGTACAGACCACACTACTGTTGTATTTGATGGTAAAATGTACTTAATGGGAGGAACCTCAGTTCAAGATTTTTCTCCTTCATTCTATAATGACATTTATACATCAACCGATGGTATTAACTGGACGGAAGTAGCTACTGAATCCGTATTTGAAATTCGTGCCAATCACACTTCATTGGTTTATGACAATAAAATGTGGGTCATTGGTGGCTGGCAAGCTGTAACGAATCAAGAAACGATGGAACAAGATGTTGTTTCGTTCGCAGATGTGTGGTATTCAGAGAATGGAACCCAATGGAATAAACTGAACGGTAACGATTCCTATACTGGAAGATTAGGACACGCTTCTGTGTTATTTGAAAATAAAATACTTATTTCCGGCGGATTGAACATTGACCAAGATGACAATCTTAGAACGCACTATAACGACGTTTGGGTTATTGAATAAAAACCCGTAAGAGCCTATTAAAAAAGCCCTTCCTAACGAAAGGGCTTTTTGCTTTTTATGCCATTTTTTTTACAAACCGTCTATATAGCTACCATAGAGGTCTTTGAATTGATATCCTTCTGCAAATCTGTTTTTGCTTAGTTTTTTATGCGATACCAATCCCCATAAAACTAATTCCTTTAAGAAGTATATATCTTCTTTTGGAAAATCTGGTTGATGTTCTTTTACCAGTTGACTCAGTTCAGGAATACTATCTAAAGTCCGTTTATATTCCTCATCGGTAAACTCATCTAAAAGTTCAAAACCTTCCCCTTGAAAGAACCAACTTAATAAGTCATCATAAGGAGATGGAGCATCTTTTCTTTCCAATTTGTTTATAGCCGGGAAGTATTGAGGAAACAAACTTTTAACGGCATCATCAATCAAAATTTCAGCCACGCCATCTGCTCCTTCTTGTTCTCCTTCATACACTAATTCTATTTTACCCGTAATAGAAGGAATAACACCCATAAAATCGCTCAAGCGAACCATTGTGCTATCCGCATCTGTCAATAACGCTCTTCTTTCGGCAGTACTCAACAAGTTTTCAAAAGCCGTAATACTAGTTCGGGCACTTACCCCACTCTTAGCATCTACATACTCACTATCTCTTGCTTCAAAAATAATCTGTTCCAACAAGTCTTTCGCCAAATCTGGAACATAAACAGAATCTGTTTGGCGTGCATCAAGATGTGCTTCTTGCTCCGTAATTTTTCTAGCCGTTTCAATATCCTCTGGATAATGCGTTAAAATTTGAGAGCCGATTCTATCTTTCAACGGCGTTACAATGCTTCCCCTGTTGGTATAATCTTCAGGGTTAGCAGTGAATACAAACTGAATATCCAACGGTAAACGCAATTTAAAACCACGAATCTGAATATCGCCTTCCTCCAAAATATTAAATAGCGAAACTTGAATTCTAGCCTGCAAATCCGGAAGCTCATTGATAACAAAAATACAACGGTTGGCCCGTGGGATCATTCCAAAGTGAATCACCCTATCATCAGCATACGACAATTTAAGGTTCGCCGCTTTTATAGGGTCTACATCACCAATTAAATCCGCTACCGTAACATCTGGTGTAGCTAATTTTTCTGCAAAACGCTCTTGTCTATGTAACCAAGAAATTGGAGTGGCATCACCCTTTTCTTTTATAAGTTCCATGGCGTATCTAGACATGGGTTTCATAGGGTCATCATTAATTTCAGAACCTTCTACCACAGGAATATACTCATCCAGCAAATTGACCATTAAATGTGCCAAACGTGTTTTTGCCTGCCCCCGTAGCCCTAATAAGTTGATGTTATGCCGAGATAGAATCGCACGTTCCAGTTCTGGAATTACGGAATCTTCATAACCCCACACGCCTGTAAACGCATCTTCTCCTTTTTTAATTTTTTGAATGAGATTGTCACGTAACTCATCCTTAACGCTTTTGGTCTGGTATCCGGCAGCTTTTAACTCGCCAAGCGTTTGCATCTTTTTATTATCTAATTTCATAGGTAGAATCTCTTATTTCAATCTTTTTTTCCTGTTGCTCTCGTAATCTTCAAAAATCATTTCACCCAGACCTTTTAATCCAGTAAAGAAAGCCTTGCCTTTGTTCGCTTCTGTAAAATGACGAATAAACTGCATTAAATAAGCATCTTGTGCAATCATAAAAGTTGTTATGGGGATGTGTAATTTCCGTGCCTGCCGTGCCATATTATAACATTTCTCAACAATATAATCATCCAGGCCTACACTATTCTTATAATACGTACCATCAGGAAGCCGTAAACAACTGGGCTTCCCATCCGTAATCATAAAAATCTGTTTATTGGTATTCCGCTTACGGCGCAACATATCCATTGCCAATTGAAGTCCAGCTACCGTATTGGTATGATATGGCCCTACCTTTAAGTACGGAAGGTCCTTTATGGGAATAGGCCAAGCATCGTTACCAAAAACCAAAATATCCAAAGTATCCTTTGGATAGCGAGTCGTAATCAACTCTGCCAATGCCATCGCCACTTTTTTTGCAGGCGTAATGCGATCTTCGCCATACAGAATCATACTGTGGCTAATATCTATCATCAGAA
This genomic interval from Zobellia roscoffensis contains the following:
- a CDS encoding Kelch repeat-containing protein, translating into MKFKDLLFVSASLVIFGACSSDDLEIDVPETDTEQPEEKEQKSGNKPPNAFNLSALVNGAADTELNPLLTWTATTDQDGDDITYKLLLDTNESPETTIAENLTTTEFSITEGLNRNKVYYWKVIAMDANGGETESTETFSFSTKGFALSESALTTNAEFSKRRNHSITEFDGKLWLIGGQDDNSSYKDVWSSIDGKTWELIAENPFAFFGKNNHTAIVFKDKFWIIGGGFSDIWSSTNGIDWVKNDLSGPFGSREGHSTVVYDGKLWVIGGTKVNEQMNDVWYSEDGITWTEAASSTQFSPRTDHTTVVFDGKMYLMGGTSVQDFSPSFYNDIYTSTDGINWTEVATESVFEIRANHTSLVYDNKMWVIGGWQAVTNQETMEQDVVSFADVWYSENGTQWNKLNGNDSYTGRLGHASVLFENKILISGGLNIDQDDNLRTHYNDVWVIE
- a CDS encoding AAA family ATPase; the protein is MKLDNKKMQTLGELKAAGYQTKSVKDELRDNLIQKIKKGEDAFTGVWGYEDSVIPELERAILSRHNINLLGLRGQAKTRLAHLMVNLLDEYIPVVEGSEINDDPMKPMSRYAMELIKEKGDATPISWLHRQERFAEKLATPDVTVADLIGDVDPIKAANLKLSYADDRVIHFGMIPRANRCIFVINELPDLQARIQVSLFNILEEGDIQIRGFKLRLPLDIQFVFTANPEDYTNRGSIVTPLKDRIGSQILTHYPEDIETARKITEQEAHLDARQTDSVYVPDLAKDLLEQIIFEARDSEYVDAKSGVSARTSITAFENLLSTAERRALLTDADSTMVRLSDFMGVIPSITGKIELVYEGEQEGADGVAEILIDDAVKSLFPQYFPAINKLERKDAPSPYDDLLSWFFQGEGFELLDEFTDEEYKRTLDSIPELSQLVKEHQPDFPKEDIYFLKELVLWGLVSHKKLSKNRFAEGYQFKDLYGSYIDGL